A genome region from Deltaproteobacteria bacterium includes the following:
- the bamD gene encoding outer membrane protein assembly factor BamD: MGGKQIRTGKLLLFLVAGLIVFLSGGCATMERIWQQINSGGPSTGLPVPSPEVSGAAEEQKKEKAATVHLLEGKKLFVQGNYERALREHLRVIALMNNHPPVDEAYFFMGLIHADQGNPKKDYGQSLYFMNRLIKEFPESLFSRPAKSWIRVLQDNERLVRENEKWIKNNEKGFKDQEKILKENEKLVKDHERLIKENEKLTRMLEEYKQVDIDIEGKKRDKGR, encoded by the coding sequence ATGGGCGGAAAGCAAATTAGGACAGGGAAGCTCCTTTTATTTCTGGTTGCCGGCCTGATTGTATTTCTTTCGGGCGGTTGTGCCACCATGGAAAGGATCTGGCAGCAGATAAATTCCGGGGGGCCTTCGACAGGCTTGCCGGTCCCCTCACCGGAAGTCAGCGGTGCGGCCGAAGAGCAAAAAAAGGAAAAAGCAGCCACAGTCCATCTCCTGGAAGGCAAAAAACTTTTCGTTCAAGGAAATTATGAAAGGGCCCTTCGGGAACATCTTAGGGTTATTGCTCTGATGAATAATCATCCGCCGGTTGATGAGGCCTATTTTTTTATGGGTTTGATCCATGCCGACCAGGGAAATCCCAAAAAAGACTACGGTCAGTCGCTTTATTTTATGAACAGGCTGATTAAAGAATTTCCCGAGAGCCTTTTCAGCAGACCGGCAAAATCCTGGATCAGGGTTCTGCAGGATAATGAAAGATTAGTTAGAGAAAATGAGAAGTGGATCAAAAATAATGAAAAAGGGTTTAAGGATCAGGAGAAGATCCTTAAAGAAAATGAGAAATTGGTTAAAGACCATGAAAGACTGATTAAAGAGAATGAGAAATTGACCAGAATGCTGGAGGAATACAAGCAGGTCGATATCGATATCGAAGGGAAAAAGAGAGACAAAGGAAGGTGA
- a CDS encoding HAMP domain-containing histidine kinase, protein MRLTIFWRLIIGYLIIFILVMTVGVYAFIQLRRFNTVTRSILNVDNRLVEYDKKLVDLTLSQHRFLKKYIITKDQNLYTLFLSEKEAFNNDLKMALIISGSSTRGDILKRVQDSHNQYYSLAEKENGYIRSKRNYLTKRYDREKEKLLDGILKDLELLEIKVQQEVHQRMKEQGEAGDSARNVAVILASIAMISVIAISFFITRSITNPLAQLRMKTREISEGIFKSDLTISSSPEISDLAQAFNLMIHKLSTLDKMKSDFFSTMSHELRTPLTSIKEGIALLQEEAAGPITEKQKRLLAIIAQESRRLIDLVNSSLDLSKMEAGMMIYRIEPGDLVPLMDKVILEMGPLVEAKKIHFKKEIKGTLPIAKIDQERILQVLRNLVGNAVKFTPEGGQVEIAAGVVDQGIEVAVRDTGPGIPEDHLLTIFNKFQQVAPTKAYQIKGSGLGLAIVKHIIISHGGRVWAESKLGQGSSFYFWLPA, encoded by the coding sequence ATGAGACTAACCATATTCTGGCGATTGATTATCGGTTATCTGATCATCTTCATTTTGGTGATGACGGTCGGGGTCTATGCTTTTATTCAACTCAGGCGGTTCAATACGGTCACCCGGTCTATCTTGAATGTGGACAACCGGCTCGTGGAATATGATAAAAAACTGGTAGACTTAACCCTTTCCCAGCATCGATTTTTAAAAAAATATATCATCACCAAAGATCAAAACCTCTACACCCTGTTCCTTTCAGAGAAAGAGGCTTTCAATAATGACTTGAAAATGGCTCTGATTATTTCCGGTTCCTCCACCAGGGGAGATATTTTGAAAAGGGTCCAGGATTCCCATAATCAATACTATTCACTGGCAGAAAAAGAAAATGGCTATATCCGGTCTAAAAGGAACTACTTAACAAAAAGGTACGACAGAGAAAAAGAAAAGTTGCTGGATGGAATTCTGAAGGATTTGGAATTATTGGAAATTAAAGTCCAACAAGAGGTCCATCAACGAATGAAGGAGCAGGGGGAGGCCGGAGATTCGGCCCGTAACGTTGCAGTGATCCTGGCCTCGATCGCCATGATTTCGGTCATCGCCATCTCTTTTTTTATCACCAGGAGCATCACTAACCCCCTGGCCCAGTTGAGAATGAAGACCCGGGAGATTTCCGAAGGCATTTTTAAATCGGACTTAACGATATCCTCTTCGCCTGAGATTTCAGACCTGGCCCAGGCCTTTAATTTAATGATCCATAAACTCAGCACCTTGGATAAGATGAAATCCGATTTTTTTTCGACCATGTCTCATGAACTGCGAACCCCTCTGACTTCTATTAAAGAAGGAATTGCCCTTCTGCAAGAGGAGGCGGCCGGGCCGATTACGGAAAAGCAAAAAAGACTACTGGCCATCATTGCCCAGGAGAGCCGCCGACTCATAGATCTGGTCAATTCCTCATTGGACCTGTCCAAGATGGAGGCGGGTATGATGATCTATCGGATTGAACCGGGGGATCTTGTCCCTTTGATGGATAAGGTCATTCTTGAGATGGGTCCCTTGGTAGAAGCCAAAAAGATCCACTTTAAAAAAGAAATAAAGGGAACCCTGCCGATCGCCAAAATCGACCAGGAGAGGATCCTCCAGGTACTGCGTAATCTGGTCGGGAATGCCGTAAAATTTACCCCTGAGGGGGGGCAGGTGGAGATTGCTGCCGGTGTGGTCGACCAGGGTATCGAGGTGGCGGTCAGGGATACCGGCCCAGGAATCCCGGAAGATCATCTTTTAACTATCTTTAACAAATTTCAACAGGTCGCTCCAACAAAGGCTTACCAGATCAAGGGGTCCGGATTAGGTCTGGCGATTGTCAAACATATCATCATTTCACATGGCGGCAGGGTATGGGCGGAAAGCAAATTAGGACAGGGAAGCTCCTTTTATTTCTGGTTGCCGGCCTGA
- a CDS encoding sigma-54-dependent Fis family transcriptional regulator: MALGKILVVDDDRNLLELVKMRLESADYEVTAALMEEEALEALKEQAFDLAIVDLQLAHQDGISLMEEFHRLIPDMPVMILTAYGSIESAVEAMKKGAYSYLTKPFDPQDLLFQIKIALENRRLTSEVKRLENLLEEHFGFSNIIGRSEKMRNLLEEVSQIAKTESTVYIHGESGTGKELIARAIHMASNRKNKAFVAINCAALPEGLLESRLFGHEKGAFTGAIKSTKGLFARAHEGTIFLDEIGDMPLGIQAKLLRVLQERNFYPVGSEQLVDVDVRVIVATNKDLEALVKQGLFREDLFYRIHVIPLYLPPLRDRKEDIPLLAEHFRKKFAQQMHKEVKGLAPLAMQKMMLYDWPGNVRELENAIEYALAMTQQDIISEELILQQTKGVASSTTLQPLKEARNAYEKSYLIHLLSICKGNITKAAKLAGKYRADFYDLLKKHNLKIEDFKKSR; encoded by the coding sequence ATGGCTTTGGGGAAGATCCTGGTGGTGGACGACGATAGAAACCTCCTGGAATTGGTCAAAATGAGGCTTGAATCGGCCGATTATGAGGTAACTGCCGCCTTAATGGAGGAAGAGGCCCTCGAAGCCCTCAAGGAGCAGGCTTTTGACCTGGCCATCGTTGACCTTCAACTGGCCCATCAGGACGGGATATCGCTGATGGAGGAATTTCACCGCCTTATCCCCGATATGCCGGTGATGATCCTTACGGCCTATGGAAGCATTGAAAGCGCCGTGGAGGCGATGAAGAAAGGGGCCTACAGTTATCTCACCAAACCTTTCGACCCCCAGGATTTGTTGTTTCAAATCAAAATTGCACTGGAAAATCGCCGACTGACTTCCGAGGTGAAAAGGCTGGAAAACCTTTTGGAGGAACATTTCGGGTTCTCTAATATTATTGGCCGAAGCGAAAAGATGAGAAACCTTCTCGAAGAGGTTTCTCAAATTGCAAAAACCGAATCGACCGTCTACATCCATGGAGAAAGCGGTACCGGGAAAGAACTCATAGCCAGGGCTATTCATATGGCCAGCAACCGGAAAAATAAGGCGTTCGTAGCAATCAACTGCGCCGCCCTCCCGGAAGGACTGTTGGAGAGCAGGCTCTTCGGCCATGAAAAAGGGGCCTTTACCGGGGCCATCAAGAGCACCAAAGGACTTTTTGCCCGGGCCCATGAAGGCACCATTTTTTTAGATGAGATCGGAGACATGCCCCTGGGGATTCAAGCCAAACTGTTGAGGGTCCTCCAGGAACGCAATTTTTATCCCGTGGGCAGCGAGCAATTGGTCGATGTAGATGTCCGGGTGATTGTGGCCACGAACAAGGATCTGGAAGCTCTGGTGAAACAAGGTCTTTTCCGGGAAGATCTTTTTTACAGGATCCATGTCATTCCCCTTTACCTGCCTCCTTTACGAGACAGGAAGGAAGATATCCCGCTTCTGGCTGAACATTTCCGGAAAAAGTTCGCCCAACAGATGCATAAAGAGGTCAAAGGACTGGCCCCCTTGGCCATGCAAAAAATGATGCTCTATGATTGGCCGGGAAATGTAAGAGAATTGGAGAATGCCATCGAGTATGCCCTGGCCATGACCCAGCAAGACATCATCTCTGAAGAACTTATTCTTCAGCAGACCAAGGGTGTTGCCTCCTCAACGACCTTGCAACCCCTCAAAGAGGCCAGGAACGCCTATGAAAAAAGCTATCTGATCCACCTTCTCTCAATCTGCAAGGGAAATATAACCAAAGCTGCCAAACTGGCGGGAAAATACCGCGCCGACTTTTACGATCTCCTCAAGAAACATAATCTGAAAATAGAAGATTTTAAGAAATCAAGGTAA